TGAGCGTGGTCGCATTGGTCGTGTAGGTGTAGGCGCGCTTGGCCAGGACGGCTGCCGCGGTGTTCGTCGCCGTGATGGAGGTGATCCTGCCGGCCTTGTCGTAGACCGTGGTGTTCTTCACCCCGGTGGGGTACATGGTTGCGGTCCGGCGATTGTTGTCGTCGTTGGTGAAACCGGTGCAACCTGTGCTGTTCGGGAACACCGGGACGGCCGGGCAGGACCCGCCCGGTTCTGCCAGGGCGGTCACCCGGTCCGCGTCGTCGTAGCGGTATCCGACCGTCCCGGTCGGATCGGTGAAGCTGGTGAGGTTGGACGCGTGGTCATACGCCAGGGATGTGGTGACTCCCCCGGTGGTCTTCGAGGCCGGGCGGTTCTGCTGGTCGTAGACGACACTGGTGGTCCCGGACCCGTCGACCCGGGTGGTGAGGTTGCCGTTGGCGTCGTAGGTGTAGGTCACGCAGCTCGCCGGGACGCAGCTCGCGCCGAAGCGCATCTGCAGCAAACGGTCGTTTCCGTCGTAGGCGTAGGTGGCGGTCTGGCCCTTGCCGTCCTTGCTGGTCGCGACCCGTCCGGCGGCGTCGAACGTTTTCGTGATGACCCCCAGCGGTGCCGGGCGGGTGACCGTGACAGGATTCCGCGCGGCGTCGTAGGTGAGGGAGGTGGTGTTGCCCTTGCCGTCGATGGTCTTGCAGAGCTGGCCGCGGAGCGCCCCGCAGGTCGTGGCCGCCGCGTCGCCCTGGTATCTGGTGATGCGGGTGCCTCCGCCTGCCGCACCTCCCGGCGTGATGGTCTGGTACGGGCGCTTGGTGGCGGTGTCGTAGGTGTAGGCGGTGAGGTTTCCTTCGCTGTCCGTGGAGGAGACGGGCTGGAACTCCAGCCACGCCTCCCCGGCGGTGGCTGCCGGGTAGGTGTAGGCGATCTGCTTCGGTGTGCCTCCGGTCGCGCCGGCCGGGGAGGTGATGTTCGCCAGGGTGTTGTTCGGGTTGTACGCCGAGGTGCTCAGGTTGCCCAGATCATCGAGGTGGGTCAGCTGGTTGTCGTGCGCGTCGAAGGTCTTCGTGACCTTGTTCCCGAGCGGGTCGGTGACGGAGGTGATCTGGCGGGACGCGTTGAACTTGAACGTCGTCACGCGGTTGTCGGTGTCCGTCAGGGTCGCGGTGGTGGCGTCCACGGAGGACAGGGTGTGGATGGTGGGGTCATTGCCGGCGGCGTCGTAGATGATCTGGGCGGCCTTGCCGTTCACGTCGTAGCTCGTCTCGGTCCTGGCGCCCCGGCCGTCCGTCAGCCTGTGCAGCAGCCCGGAGGAGTAGTTGAAGCTGACGTGCGCGCCGGCGGCGTCGGTCAGGTCCTGCAGGCGCCCGTCGCTGTCGTAATCGATGGTGATCATCCGGTTCAGGGTCTGGTCGGTGATTTTGGAGGGCTGGCCGGTGTTGTCCGCGTCGTTGTATTCGAAGAGGACCGTCCGGCCGTTGACGGTGGTGATGGTCTCCAGCCGGCCGTCGGTGTCGTAGGCGTAGGCGATCCGGTCCGCGGTGTTGCTGTACTGGTCCCCGGCGAACGCGAGCCGGAACACCCCGTTGACCTTTTCGTAGAAGTTGGTGTTCCCCGAGCCGTTGAAGCGCAGCGTCACCGCCGTGGTGCTGAACGCGGTGATGGTCGCGTTCAGGCCGGCCGGCATGGTCCAGCCGCCCCCGGTCTTGGGCACGAACTTATACGTCCCGCCGTCGGCCGCCGTGTACGTGACGGAGTTGTCCGCGCCCACCGCCACCGCCGTCTCGGAAGTGCCCTCCGAGAGGGTGGGCCGGTCGTCGTTGATGCTGTTGTACCGAAGGGACAGGTCGATGTCCCGGTCCGTGCCTTCGAGATGAAGGAGCTTACCGGTGACCAGGATGTTGCCGGTGGTCGGGTTCCAGGCGAGGTTCATGCTGTCCGTCAGGCTGCGGTTGACCATTCCGGCCGGGGACAGGGAACCGGACAGGTGTCCGTTCGGTCCGGCCGCCGGCGGCAGGGTGTCATTGAGCGGGATGCTCTGCGCCACCGCCAGGTTCATCGGCGCCGAGACGGCCGGCGCAAGCGTCGTGGGCGCCACGCTCCGCGGCGGCACCACGGCGGGCGTTGAAGCGGTTCCTGCCGGGGCGCTCAGGCCCGTCAGAACAACCGCGGAAAGGACAAGACCTGACACAAGAGACCGTAAAGCAGCCATGCTGCGCCCCCAATATGATGTGCTCCCCAGCGAGCCGCTTCGCGCCCCCATGAGCACAGGATGATCATCAGTGATTGCCGCCGCACATTGCAATACATGTGGATGCATTTTCTCCAGACCATGGCGTAACCCTTGGGCGGCCCCGAGTTACCACTCCATGGTCGTGTGACATCCGCAACGATCCCCGCTGCCACCCGCCGAGTCTCGACGGGATAAATCCAGGAATCGGCAGGAATCCGCGCCTTTGAGCTGGACTGGAGGCATCTCTGTCGTCGAGTCGACACGTGATCCACGTTGCGGATGGCCTTGCTGGGTGCCCGCCCGGGCGTCCTGTGACAGCAGGATTACAGGCCCGTCAGAATCTTGACTCTTTTTGCAAACTCCGGACTTATCGGACGCGGCTGGCCAGTCGGAGCTTCAGCGAATCAGGAACCAGGGCCCGGGACGCGGGCGAGGAACTTGTACCGCTTGGACGGAATGGACACCGATTTGCCGGCCAGCGCGTCCGCGAGTCCTTCACGGACGACCTGATCGGCTGAAGCCACATCCAGTCCTTGACCCGCCGTCTCGCACAAACCAAGAAACAGCAAAACTAGCACCACAAGGTGGGCTCAAGTCAGGCTGCCAAAGTGGTACCAATTCAGATTGACATTCTCATCCGGGAGTATCCCACGGAGTTTGTGGTCCGCACGAGCACGGCTGTGCCCCTGGTGCCCCTGTTCCGCTGAGGTGAGCAGGGCGGCAGCGCCACTCAGCTAGCTGGCGCCCGCCTCTTTGACACTCGGGACAAGGGGAAGTTCCATGATGATTTCCGAGCTGGACCTGTCCAAGGGGTAAGGTTCACGCCGCCCCGTGTCCGTGAACCCATGCTGCACATAAAACGCCATGGCGCGGGCATTGTCTTCATGCACACCCAGCTCCAGCACTCCCGCCCCGAGCTCGTTTGCCGCCGCGCACACGGATTGCCGCAACATCTCGTCCGCCAAACCTGAGCCGCGCAATCCAGGGGCCACGTAGACGCTGACGAGCATGGCTTGCTTCGGCAGGTTCCCGTCCTGGGGCACCTTCACCACAACACGCATCAGGGCGAAAAATCCGTTGCCTGGTGGGCTGCAGTCTTCTTCGCGCCCGTCCGCCACCAGCGTGATGCTGCTCGGGCCAGCCATCATTTCCGCACGGTGCCGCCATTGCGCATCAGACTGTGCCCGGGCCGATTCGAGGGATTCAACATAGGCTTTGGGGGTATCAGCGATCATCTCGAGTCTGATGGCGCGCAGCGCCTCCCAGTCCGCCGCAGCGAGCCGACGTATGCCCGGCAGGACCTGCTCAGTCATCCGGGCCGCCCATAAACCGGACAAACCGTCCCAGCACTTCCGGCCAGCCGGCATCGTAATCCGCCCGGGTGGCTGCCGGATCCTCGGCCCCCTCCCAGCCGTTGTGCACCACGCGCACTTCAGTGCCGCCGTCGACCGACTTGAACGCCACCCGGAGCTCCGTGGACCAAAGCGCCGTGGTTCCCGGATGCCAGGTTGCATGGAAAGACAGCGGAGGCTGCCAGTCGTCGATGGTTCCCCAGATGGCTTTGCGGCCGTCATCGGCTGTTTCAAGGATGAAGTTCTCTTCGAACTCCACATAGGAGCCGGAACCGTAGACGCTCTTGGACTCCAGGGGCCACCACAGATGCGTGTGGTCTGTGAAACCGGTGAAGGCCTGCGCCACGGGGCCAGGAACAACCACCGCGAAGGTGAGCGGACCCTCACTGTTATCTGGGCCGGGCTGTTCCTGCGGCAGATCGGCTGCGTGGCTGAAGAGGTTATCCATGGGCACCAACTCTACCCGGCACGTGCTCCGAAGTTGTGTCAGGAAATGTTTACCTCACCGAGCCTGCCACTGAGCCCGTTGACGGCAGGAGGAGCCAGCTTCCCTCAGGCAGGCGCACCGCTGCGCCTCACATCATTCTGAGATAGCACTACCTTGGGACAAGCGCTA
This genomic interval from Micrococcaceae bacterium Sec5.7 contains the following:
- a CDS encoding RHS repeat-associated core domain-containing protein — translated: MSGLVLSAVVLTGLSAPAGTASTPAVVPPRSVAPTTLAPAVSAPMNLAVAQSIPLNDTLPPAAGPNGHLSGSLSPAGMVNRSLTDSMNLAWNPTTGNILVTGKLLHLEGTDRDIDLSLRYNSINDDRPTLSEGTSETAVAVGADNSVTYTAADGGTYKFVPKTGGGWTMPAGLNATITAFSTTAVTLRFNGSGNTNFYEKVNGVFRLAFAGDQYSNTADRIAYAYDTDGRLETITTVNGRTVLFEYNDADNTGQPSKITDQTLNRMITIDYDSDGRLQDLTDAAGAHVSFNYSSGLLHRLTDGRGARTETSYDVNGKAAQIIYDAAGNDPTIHTLSSVDATTATLTDTDNRVTTFKFNASRQITSVTDPLGNKVTKTFDAHDNQLTHLDDLGNLSTSAYNPNNTLANITSPAGATGGTPKQIAYTYPAATAGEAWLEFQPVSSTDSEGNLTAYTYDTATKRPYQTITPGGAAGGGTRITRYQGDAAATTCGALRGQLCKTIDGKGNTTSLTYDAARNPVTVTRPAPLGVITKTFDAAGRVATSKDGKGQTATYAYDGNDRLLQMRFGASCVPASCVTYTYDANGNLTTRVDGSGTTSVVYDQQNRPASKTTGGVTTSLAYDHASNLTSFTDPTGTVGYRYDDADRVTALAEPGGSCPAVPVFPNSTGCTGFTNDDNNRRTATMYPTGVKNTTVYDKAGRITSITATNTAAAVLAKRAYTYTTNATTLRDGALRKTMTTDTGAVTTYGYDAVQRLKSAVTGTVTESWTYDLNGNRLTSAKTGGTTVHSAYNAADQLCWNGAAAAACASPPVGASTYTYDANGNQTKGGTPTSTWNTFDQLASHTAGSTTSFAYAGPSNTERTAAGATSYLNGSLGITQQTTAGASTSFIRDPAGTLISMRNSAGASFYYTTDALGSVIALTDSTQTKAATYTYDSWGNTTQTGTQAAANPWRYAGGYKDDPTGLTKFGARYYAPGNGRFTQPDPSGQEANRYLYAGPNPVNNTDPSGRLTGNETIGVCLFFCVNFGLSQDDNGVYGFTSGFGFGGAGANLSASVSNTNISESTSSLALTCPIGPLFFRTSASSSAFGISATLGAPCTYGISAITRLG
- a CDS encoding N-acetyltransferase, whose protein sequence is MTEQVLPGIRRLAAADWEALRAIRLEMIADTPKAYVESLESARAQSDAQWRHRAEMMAGPSSITLVADGREEDCSPPGNGFFALMRVVVKVPQDGNLPKQAMLVSVYVAPGLRGSGLADEMLRQSVCAAANELGAGVLELGVHEDNARAMAFYVQHGFTDTGRREPYPLDRSSSEIIMELPLVPSVKEAGAS
- a CDS encoding SRPBCC domain-containing protein — protein: MDNLFSHAADLPQEQPGPDNSEGPLTFAVVVPGPVAQAFTGFTDHTHLWWPLESKSVYGSGSYVEFEENFILETADDGRKAIWGTIDDWQPPLSFHATWHPGTTALWSTELRVAFKSVDGGTEVRVVHNGWEGAEDPAATRADYDAGWPEVLGRFVRFMGGPDD